One genomic window of Corallococcus caeni includes the following:
- a CDS encoding ComEA family DNA-binding protein, which yields MRLDPAGLATCGPGTVPTGSQALALGLKLDLNAASESELALLPGVGRDLAKRLVSAREAQGRFVSWENVDAVPGVGAAKLETLRAATVLDPAAANGSVW from the coding sequence GTGCGCCTGGACCCGGCGGGGCTCGCCACGTGCGGCCCGGGGACGGTGCCCACGGGGAGCCAGGCGCTCGCGCTGGGGCTCAAGCTGGACCTGAACGCGGCCTCCGAGTCCGAGCTGGCCCTGTTGCCCGGGGTAGGCCGCGACCTGGCCAAACGGCTGGTGTCCGCCCGCGAGGCGCAGGGCCGGTTCGTGAGCTGGGAGAACGTGGACGCCGTGCCCGGCGTGGGCGCTGCCAAGTTGGAGACCCTCCGGGCAGCCACGGTGCTGGACCCGGCGGCGGCCAATGGGAGCGTGTGGTAA
- a CDS encoding serine hydrolase domain-containing protein, with translation MSVNHFRMTSLGLLAGLCVSLSARAEDGVRAKARQFAADTHFNGVILVGKGSRAEYVEAFGVTNAEAKEPLTRNSRFFVGSVSKWLTSIVVLRLVDEGKLSLDEPILTHLPEYRADTGKQITLRHLISHGSGLPNGLMDAFKKDPSIESETRPQAEAVTRYASGDLVFTPGTRFDYNITNWILVQAILERVSGQSYAQLAQRLVFKPLRMADSGIAAGEAGNVPNLALGYRALEPKVERRIYTLPNYLVTGGGFYSTADDMLRLNHGVLSGKLLSPASRKALLTVERPESAYALGGRVRTYETQVQSAHTVATNDGTSGAYRTVSWRVLDDGRTVIILSNLRPDDSKLFAFTESLLGLPSTSKEN, from the coding sequence ATGTCCGTGAATCACTTCAGGATGACCTCCTTGGGGCTGCTTGCTGGCCTTTGCGTCTCGCTGTCGGCGCGTGCGGAAGACGGGGTCCGAGCAAAAGCCCGGCAGTTCGCCGCCGACACTCATTTCAACGGCGTCATCCTCGTTGGCAAGGGCTCGCGTGCTGAGTACGTGGAGGCGTTCGGGGTCACGAACGCCGAAGCGAAGGAGCCCCTCACGCGGAACAGCCGCTTCTTCGTGGGTTCCGTGAGCAAGTGGCTCACGTCCATCGTGGTCCTGCGCCTTGTGGACGAGGGGAAGCTGTCGCTCGACGAACCCATCCTCACGCACCTCCCGGAGTACCGCGCGGACACGGGGAAGCAGATCACCCTGCGCCACCTGATCAGCCATGGCAGCGGTCTGCCCAATGGGCTCATGGACGCGTTCAAGAAGGACCCGAGCATCGAGAGTGAGACGCGTCCCCAGGCTGAAGCGGTGACGCGGTACGCGAGCGGCGACCTCGTGTTCACGCCGGGCACGCGCTTTGACTACAACATCACGAACTGGATTCTCGTGCAGGCCATCCTGGAGCGCGTCTCCGGGCAGTCCTACGCGCAGCTCGCTCAGCGTCTTGTGTTCAAGCCTCTGCGCATGGCGGACAGCGGCATCGCGGCGGGCGAAGCCGGAAACGTTCCGAACCTTGCCTTGGGGTATCGCGCCCTGGAACCTAAGGTCGAGCGTCGCATCTACACGCTCCCGAACTACCTGGTGACCGGTGGCGGGTTCTACAGCACCGCCGATGACATGCTGCGACTGAATCACGGCGTGCTCTCGGGAAAGCTCCTGTCGCCAGCATCCAGGAAGGCGCTGCTGACCGTCGAGCGCCCCGAATCCGCCTACGCCCTGGGAGGCCGCGTCCGGACCTATGAGACCCAGGTGCAGTCCGCCCACACCGTCGCGACGAACGACGGGACGAGCGGCGCCTATCGCACCGTCTCCTGGCGCGTCCTCGACGATGGCCGCACCGTCATCATCCTGAGCAACCTGCGGCCGGATGATTCGAAGCTCTTCGCATTCACGGAATCGCTTCTCGGGCTTCCGAGCACCTCCAAAGAGAATTGA
- a CDS encoding glycosyltransferase family 2 protein, protein MAEVFFWCAALALVHTYFLYPLSLFALEGAAQVFQNLRKVRSGEAARTGVRAGPLPSVSLVVAAYNEASCIESKLKNSLALDYPADRFEVVIGSDGSTDGTDGLVQQCTDDRVRLSPAARAGKTTVLNRCIPSAHGDIVLLSDANTMIEPDAVRKIVRHFEDPEVGAVCGKLRLYNPTKQDYEESAYWSYESLIKMYEGRRGAVVGANGGLYAIRRSLFTQLPPSTIVDDFVIPLRILESGYKVVYEEGAVAHEETTEDYDKEFGRRARIAAGNFQSLRLVPGLLLPTAGFPAFAFWSHKLLRWCAPALMAAALIANLFLLDSLFYRVTLGAQLGFYALAYLGRSGVFKSGVAKKATSIAYYFVTMNMAIAVGFWRFLRNSQRAAWDRTARVPTSTST, encoded by the coding sequence ATGGCGGAGGTCTTCTTCTGGTGCGCGGCGCTGGCGCTGGTGCACACGTATTTTCTCTATCCCTTGAGCCTGTTCGCCCTGGAGGGCGCGGCGCAGGTCTTCCAGAACCTGCGGAAGGTGCGCTCGGGGGAGGCCGCCCGGACGGGCGTCAGGGCAGGGCCGCTGCCGTCGGTGAGTCTGGTGGTGGCCGCCTACAACGAGGCGAGCTGCATCGAGTCGAAGCTGAAGAACAGCCTGGCGCTGGACTACCCCGCGGACCGCTTCGAGGTCGTCATCGGCTCGGACGGCTCCACGGACGGCACGGACGGGCTCGTGCAGCAGTGCACGGATGACCGCGTGCGGCTGTCGCCCGCGGCCCGCGCCGGCAAGACGACGGTGCTCAACCGCTGCATCCCGTCCGCGCACGGCGACATCGTGCTCCTGTCGGACGCGAACACGATGATCGAGCCGGACGCGGTCCGGAAGATCGTCCGCCACTTCGAGGACCCGGAGGTCGGCGCCGTCTGCGGCAAGCTGCGGCTCTACAACCCCACGAAGCAGGACTACGAGGAGAGCGCGTACTGGAGCTACGAGTCCCTCATCAAGATGTACGAGGGCCGGCGCGGCGCGGTGGTGGGGGCCAACGGCGGCCTCTACGCCATCCGGCGCTCGCTCTTCACGCAGCTGCCTCCGTCCACCATCGTGGATGACTTCGTGATTCCGCTGCGCATCCTGGAGAGCGGCTACAAGGTCGTCTACGAGGAGGGCGCCGTCGCCCACGAGGAGACGACGGAGGACTACGACAAGGAGTTCGGCCGGCGCGCGCGCATCGCGGCGGGCAATTTCCAGAGCCTACGCCTCGTGCCCGGGCTGCTGCTGCCCACCGCGGGCTTCCCCGCGTTCGCCTTCTGGTCGCACAAGCTCTTGCGCTGGTGCGCTCCCGCGCTGATGGCGGCGGCGCTCATCGCGAACCTGTTCCTGCTCGACAGCCTCTTCTACCGCGTCACCCTGGGCGCGCAGCTGGGCTTCTACGCCCTGGCGTACCTGGGCCGCTCCGGCGTCTTCAAGAGCGGCGTCGCGAAGAAGGCCACGTCCATCGCGTACTACTTCGTGACCATGAACATGGCGATCGCCGTGGGCTTCTGGCGCTTCCTGCGCAACTCGCAGCGCGCCGCGTGGGACCGCACCGCCCGCGTGCCGACCTCCACGTCGACCTGA
- a CDS encoding DUF6310 domain-containing protein: protein MGIGVCVLAAPEIAVGAVVVIGALVVAVAIEEALADYELKGSWPAEEVVEPRTKPVLPASSAHRGPKPAPSPQDVFPPAPPESPEYERRPECRPVPGPPRGGNEPHNQCANDVRGNAFRGLNVLVNGKYFDALVPATRTLWEVKTDDFEKQPLRSQDFFVKMKLPELRREQALATACGYEFVIGVRSKAHKQALLRADSKAQGRSHGLVLKCPPRRTS, encoded by the coding sequence ATGGGCATCGGCGTCTGTGTCCTGGCAGCTCCGGAAATTGCCGTGGGCGCCGTCGTTGTCATTGGTGCGCTGGTGGTTGCGGTCGCCATCGAGGAAGCGCTCGCTGACTATGAGTTGAAGGGGAGCTGGCCCGCGGAGGAAGTGGTCGAGCCTCGAACGAAGCCCGTTCTGCCTGCCTCCTCGGCTCACCGAGGTCCCAAGCCAGCACCGTCACCGCAGGACGTGTTTCCCCCGGCGCCGCCAGAGTCACCGGAGTACGAGCGCCGTCCGGAATGCAGACCGGTTCCGGGCCCTCCCCGAGGAGGGAATGAACCCCACAACCAGTGCGCCAACGACGTTCGAGGCAACGCGTTCCGTGGCCTGAATGTGCTCGTCAACGGAAAATACTTCGATGCCTTGGTGCCGGCGACACGAACGCTGTGGGAAGTAAAAACAGACGACTTCGAAAAGCAACCGCTCCGGTCACAGGACTTCTTCGTGAAGATGAAGCTCCCGGAACTGCGCCGCGAACAAGCCCTGGCCACGGCCTGCGGATACGAGTTCGTCATTGGCGTTCGTAGCAAGGCCCACAAACAAGCGCTGCTTCGAGCAGACAGCAAGGCTCAAGGTCGTTCTCATGGACTGGTGTTGAAATGCCCTCCGCGCAGGACTTCTTGA
- a CDS encoding zinc-ribbon domain-containing protein encodes MQIACPQCSMQYVLDARLLPPGGASVQCTRCGHVFKASPTGVMAPAPKIPPAGGGDRTGAPSSTQIFGGESGANLKSTNLFAGSTTASGSFVPQPTPPSGAVSSSGVIPPPPSVAPVSGTQPPAMGTTRAFGAVGPGMGAPPAAATGQGAAPVGTTRAFGAVSASSSGSFRLSEPGASAAGNSTRAFGAVQGPPAPGASEVSSGPTRAFGAVSGPAAASPGGVEPGGSTQAFGAVAGPSESSAPRSRSFENISPSDDTGSPPWSAAGASRSKLVPEGHGDAPWATGAPTATVSLPDDDAPFARTEPSRAAPAPSGGASLLGSGLDRPLPSRKPSSDLPPELLGASRTGSVVIEDGDRRSSTLSRVLLVLAVLAGIALAGYLAYPAFRDRNAAMPAEAVDKKEAAVKSLRRDDAASREQAIQDLKALATAHPKYAEVQAELAVAYTLQLSDLHAEFDQLRLQAELLKRQFDEVNSARSSPGWMGQANALRAEMSEAERAMSPLRTTIAERRKGLDALVESLRAAPDVEPAATVAARLKAQSLYAAVTGASNALGLAERLRQAELTPSWSVVARAEFALSSGSPAATLQAVSKELVALRTQDRTFLRPYFLGARLALRQNDPDTARNLLNELLALNPKHELAKRTLAQLPAAGATP; translated from the coding sequence GTGCAGATCGCCTGCCCGCAATGCTCGATGCAGTACGTGCTGGATGCCCGACTCCTGCCGCCTGGCGGCGCTTCGGTGCAGTGCACGCGGTGTGGCCATGTGTTCAAGGCCTCGCCCACTGGCGTCATGGCTCCCGCGCCGAAGATTCCTCCGGCGGGTGGGGGAGACCGTACGGGGGCGCCGTCGTCCACGCAGATCTTCGGCGGTGAGAGCGGCGCCAACCTGAAATCCACGAACCTGTTCGCGGGTTCCACCACGGCGTCCGGTTCCTTCGTTCCGCAGCCGACGCCGCCTTCGGGCGCGGTGTCCTCGTCGGGCGTGATTCCTCCGCCTCCGTCCGTCGCGCCGGTGTCCGGCACGCAGCCTCCGGCGATGGGCACCACGCGTGCCTTTGGCGCGGTGGGGCCCGGCATGGGGGCTCCTCCCGCGGCGGCGACGGGGCAGGGCGCGGCTCCTGTCGGGACCACGCGCGCGTTCGGAGCCGTCTCCGCGTCGTCCTCGGGTTCGTTCCGTCTCTCGGAGCCTGGGGCTTCGGCGGCGGGGAACTCGACGCGTGCGTTCGGCGCGGTGCAGGGCCCTCCGGCTCCGGGTGCCTCCGAGGTGAGCAGTGGACCGACGCGTGCGTTCGGCGCGGTCTCCGGACCCGCGGCCGCGTCCCCCGGTGGGGTTGAACCAGGGGGCTCGACGCAGGCGTTCGGGGCGGTGGCCGGCCCTTCGGAGTCCTCCGCGCCCCGTTCCCGGTCCTTCGAGAACATCTCGCCCTCGGACGACACGGGGAGTCCACCCTGGTCGGCCGCTGGCGCCTCGCGCTCCAAGCTCGTTCCGGAAGGCCACGGCGACGCGCCCTGGGCAACGGGCGCGCCGACCGCGACCGTCTCCCTGCCCGACGACGACGCACCCTTCGCTCGCACGGAGCCCTCCAGGGCCGCGCCAGCGCCTTCCGGCGGCGCATCGCTGCTCGGGAGTGGGCTGGACCGGCCCCTTCCTTCGCGCAAGCCCTCCAGCGACCTGCCTCCGGAGCTGCTCGGGGCCTCCCGCACCGGCTCCGTGGTGATCGAGGACGGCGACCGGCGGTCCTCCACGCTGAGCCGGGTGCTCCTCGTGCTCGCGGTGCTCGCGGGCATCGCCCTGGCCGGGTACCTGGCGTATCCCGCCTTCCGCGACCGCAATGCCGCCATGCCGGCGGAGGCCGTGGACAAGAAGGAAGCCGCCGTCAAGTCACTGCGCCGTGATGACGCTGCGTCGCGCGAGCAGGCCATCCAGGACCTCAAGGCCCTGGCCACCGCCCACCCGAAGTACGCCGAGGTCCAGGCCGAGCTGGCCGTGGCCTACACGCTCCAGCTGAGCGACCTGCACGCGGAGTTCGACCAGCTGCGCCTCCAGGCGGAGCTGCTCAAGCGGCAGTTCGACGAGGTGAACTCCGCGAGGTCGTCGCCCGGTTGGATGGGGCAGGCGAACGCCCTCCGCGCGGAGATGAGCGAGGCCGAGCGCGCCATGAGTCCGCTGCGCACGACCATCGCCGAGCGGCGCAAGGGGCTCGACGCGCTGGTGGAGAGCCTTCGGGCCGCGCCGGACGTGGAGCCCGCCGCGACCGTCGCCGCGCGCCTCAAGGCCCAGTCCCTCTACGCCGCGGTGACGGGCGCCTCCAACGCGCTGGGCCTCGCGGAGCGCCTGCGCCAGGCGGAGCTCACGCCGTCCTGGAGCGTCGTGGCCCGCGCCGAGTTCGCCCTCAGCTCCGGCTCTCCCGCCGCCACCCTCCAGGCCGTCTCCAAGGAGCTGGTCGCGCTGCGCACCCAGGACCGGACCTTCCTGCGGCCCTACTTCCTGGGCGCCCGGCTGGCGCTCCGCCAGAACGACCCGGACACGGCCCGGAACCTGCTGAACGAGCTGCTGGCGCTCAATCCCAAGCACGAGCTGGCGAAGCGCACGCTCGCCCAGCTCCCCGCCGCTGGCGCCACGCCCTGA
- the hutH gene encoding histidine ammonia-lyase, which translates to MSRSRLLIDGDTLKLEEILQVSRHEVTVELAPEAAQRVQASRTLVDRVAAGDTPSYGINTGFGTLAEVRIDRKDLRDLQRNLILSHACGVGNPLPLPEARVLLLLRANVLAKGFSGIRMETLSLAIDMLNRDVVPVVPERGSVGASGDLAPLAHLALVLIGEGEAFFEGVRMPSKQALEKAGLKPVVLEAKEGLTLINGTQAMCAVGTLTQLRAEMLADVADIAGAMTVEGLLGSHKPFLPEIHAVRPHAGQKAVAEHLRRILKGSELVETHVNCSKVQDPYSLRCIPQVHGSAREGLAFARRILEVEVNSGTDNPLVFVDTGNIISGGNFHGQPISLAMDVVAMSLTQLSSISERRVEQMVNPSLSGLPAFLAKNSGLNSGFMIAQVTAAALVAESRILSHPASVDSIPSSAGREDHVSMGMTAALKGRQVSEFARSCLAIEVLVAAQALDFRQPVKPGKGVLAAYELVRSKVPHMDRDRELHHDITAVTALVESGAIREAVRSATA; encoded by the coding sequence ATGTCCCGCTCCCGCCTCCTCATCGATGGTGACACCCTGAAGCTGGAGGAGATCCTCCAGGTCTCCCGCCACGAAGTCACGGTGGAGCTCGCGCCCGAAGCCGCGCAGCGGGTGCAGGCCTCCCGGACGTTGGTGGACCGGGTGGCGGCGGGGGACACGCCGTCGTACGGCATCAACACGGGCTTCGGCACGCTGGCGGAGGTGCGGATCGACCGGAAGGACCTGCGCGACCTGCAGCGCAACCTCATCCTGTCGCACGCCTGTGGCGTGGGGAATCCGCTGCCCCTGCCGGAAGCGCGAGTGCTGCTGCTCCTCCGGGCCAACGTGCTGGCGAAGGGCTTCAGCGGCATCCGGATGGAGACGCTGAGCCTGGCCATCGACATGTTGAACCGGGACGTGGTGCCGGTGGTCCCCGAGCGGGGAAGCGTGGGCGCGTCCGGAGACCTGGCCCCGCTGGCGCACCTGGCGCTGGTGCTGATTGGCGAGGGCGAGGCGTTCTTCGAGGGCGTGCGGATGCCGTCGAAGCAGGCGCTGGAGAAGGCGGGCCTGAAGCCGGTGGTGCTGGAGGCGAAGGAAGGCCTGACGCTGATCAACGGCACGCAGGCGATGTGCGCGGTGGGCACGCTGACGCAGCTGCGAGCGGAAATGCTGGCGGACGTGGCGGACATCGCGGGAGCAATGACGGTGGAGGGCCTGCTGGGCAGCCACAAGCCGTTCCTGCCGGAGATCCACGCGGTGCGTCCGCACGCGGGCCAGAAGGCGGTGGCGGAGCACCTGCGCCGGATTCTGAAGGGCAGCGAGCTGGTGGAGACGCACGTCAACTGCAGCAAGGTGCAGGATCCCTACAGCCTCCGGTGCATCCCGCAGGTGCACGGCTCCGCGCGTGAGGGATTGGCCTTCGCAAGGCGCATCCTGGAGGTGGAGGTGAACAGCGGGACGGACAACCCGCTGGTGTTCGTGGACACGGGGAACATCATCTCCGGAGGCAACTTCCACGGTCAGCCCATCTCGCTGGCAATGGATGTGGTGGCCATGTCCCTGACGCAGCTGTCGAGCATCTCCGAGCGCCGCGTGGAGCAGATGGTGAACCCGAGCCTGTCGGGTCTGCCCGCGTTCCTCGCGAAGAACAGCGGCTTGAACAGCGGGTTCATGATCGCCCAGGTGACCGCGGCGGCCCTGGTGGCGGAGTCGCGCATCCTGAGCCACCCGGCCTCCGTGGACTCCATCCCCTCCTCCGCGGGCCGCGAGGACCACGTGTCCATGGGCATGACGGCTGCGCTGAAGGGCCGTCAGGTGTCGGAGTTCGCGCGTTCGTGTCTGGCGATTGAGGTGCTGGTCGCGGCGCAGGCGCTGGACTTCCGTCAGCCGGTGAAGCCTGGCAAGGGCGTCCTGGCGGCGTACGAGTTGGTGCGCAGCAAGGTTCCGCACATGGATCGGGACCGCGAGCTGCATCACGACATCACGGCCGTCACTGCGCTGGTTGAGTCCGGGGCGATCCGCGAGGCGGTGCGGTCAGCGACTGCCTGA
- a CDS encoding serine hydrolase domain-containing protein: MNTQRWCLLFLMGWTQLAWGAPDKVDAFLRAEMARNHIPGAAVAVVRDGKVIKLAAYGTANLEWNAPTSTRTAFQIASGTKMFTAVLLMDFVGQGKLQLDDRVCQYIADCPPAWKDITVRQLASHTSGMKPGPVNADVSSVAVAVEAAKKVPLASAPGEKAAYGSDDFVILTHVLEKVGGAPYPQLLRDRIFTPLGMTNSGFDHAILTEEDIVLTSDVIPERSATYQWRTDHQQQYWFVYPHYTLAAGGLFSSVADMSRFVAALMSDKLLKPELRSAMWTPPTLNNGKPSSFAVGWTVGRYRGRSEVGHSGGPALSDTVYYPDDKLSVVVLTNQRKLVPNLAHGVANFYLPSPPLLNDPGITDATPERTQALKQLLPALVEGKADARHFTGAAKDALADLNEWLPIQLGGMPRLSRLVLLEDSADHLTRTYRAVYGKDQTLRWKVLFSQSGLIAELDVADE; this comes from the coding sequence ATGAACACTCAACGTTGGTGCCTGTTGTTCCTCATGGGATGGACGCAACTGGCCTGGGGCGCACCTGACAAGGTGGATGCGTTCCTGCGCGCGGAGATGGCTCGCAACCACATCCCTGGCGCGGCAGTCGCGGTGGTCCGTGACGGCAAGGTGATCAAGCTCGCGGCCTACGGCACGGCGAATCTGGAATGGAACGCACCGACCAGCACCCGCACGGCGTTCCAGATTGCCTCTGGCACCAAGATGTTCACGGCGGTACTGCTGATGGACTTCGTGGGCCAGGGAAAGCTCCAGTTGGATGACCGCGTCTGCCAGTACATCGCCGACTGTCCGCCGGCCTGGAAGGACATCACGGTTCGTCAGCTTGCGAGCCACACGTCCGGAATGAAGCCCGGGCCGGTGAACGCCGATGTCTCCAGCGTCGCGGTGGCCGTCGAGGCGGCGAAGAAGGTCCCGCTCGCGTCGGCACCGGGTGAGAAGGCGGCTTACGGTTCGGACGACTTCGTCATCCTCACCCACGTGCTGGAGAAGGTGGGCGGTGCGCCCTACCCGCAACTCCTGCGCGACCGCATCTTCACGCCCCTGGGCATGACGAACAGTGGCTTCGACCATGCCATTCTCACCGAGGAAGACATTGTCCTGACCAGTGACGTGATTCCTGAGCGGTCGGCGACCTATCAGTGGCGCACCGACCACCAGCAGCAATACTGGTTCGTGTATCCGCATTATACGCTGGCAGCCGGTGGGCTGTTCTCATCCGTCGCGGACATGTCCAGGTTCGTGGCCGCGCTGATGAGCGACAAGCTTTTGAAGCCAGAACTGCGCTCCGCGATGTGGACGCCTCCCACACTCAACAACGGCAAGCCCAGTAGCTTCGCGGTGGGGTGGACCGTGGGCCGTTACCGAGGACGTTCCGAAGTGGGTCACAGCGGCGGTCCTGCGCTTTCGGACACGGTCTACTACCCGGACGACAAGCTTTCCGTGGTCGTGCTGACGAACCAGCGGAAGCTGGTCCCCAATCTCGCGCACGGCGTGGCGAACTTCTACTTGCCGTCCCCTCCCTTACTGAATGATCCCGGCATCACCGACGCTACGCCGGAGCGGACGCAGGCCTTGAAGCAACTCTTGCCGGCGCTGGTCGAGGGCAAGGCGGATGCCCGCCACTTCACCGGGGCCGCGAAGGACGCGCTCGCGGACCTGAACGAGTGGCTGCCCATCCAGCTTGGCGGAATGCCTCGGTTGAGCCGCCTGGTCCTCCTGGAGGACTCGGCCGACCACCTGACGCGGACCTACCGCGCCGTGTACGGCAAGGACCAGACGCTGCGCTGGAAGGTCTTGTTCAGTCAGTCAGGACTCATCGCCGAGCTGGATGTGGCGGACGAGTGA
- a CDS encoding aspartate kinase, whose amino-acid sequence MALIVQKYGGTSVGDTERMKNVARRCLAAQKAGHDVVVVVSAMSGETNRLLKLVAQITDRPDEREQDVVVATGEQVSIGLVAMAIQAQGGKAVSFLGHQVRIVTDSTFSKARIKSIDAEPIRAALKQGKIVVVAGFQGVDETGSVTTLGRGGSDTTGVALAAALKADACEIYTDVDGVYTTDPNVCPAAKKLDRITYEEMLELASLGAKVLQIRSVEFAMKYKVPLWVKSSFTEDPGTLVCEEDASMEDVLVRGVAYDRNEAKITVVGVPDQPGMAAKLFGALDAKHIVVDLIVQNPSRDGRTDVTFTVAKSDFAKAHEVVKQAAQEVGATGIEVDDAIAKVSIVGVGMRNHSGVAAKMFQTLSQEGINIQLISTSEIKTSCVIHTKYTELAVRALHTAFGLDAPPPVTANPTVSEVDALKGQKA is encoded by the coding sequence GTGGCCCTCATCGTCCAGAAGTACGGCGGTACCTCGGTGGGTGACACCGAGCGCATGAAGAACGTCGCTCGCCGCTGCCTCGCTGCCCAGAAGGCCGGCCATGACGTCGTGGTGGTCGTGTCCGCCATGTCCGGTGAGACCAACCGCCTGCTCAAGCTCGTGGCGCAGATCACCGACCGGCCCGACGAGCGCGAGCAGGACGTCGTCGTCGCCACGGGCGAGCAGGTGTCCATCGGGCTCGTCGCCATGGCCATCCAGGCGCAGGGCGGGAAGGCCGTGAGCTTCCTCGGCCACCAGGTGCGCATCGTCACCGACAGCACCTTCTCCAAGGCGCGCATCAAGAGCATCGACGCGGAGCCCATCCGCGCCGCGCTGAAGCAGGGGAAGATCGTCGTCGTCGCCGGCTTCCAGGGCGTGGACGAGACGGGCAGCGTCACCACACTCGGCCGCGGCGGGTCCGACACGACGGGCGTCGCGCTGGCCGCCGCGCTCAAGGCCGACGCGTGTGAAATCTATACGGACGTCGACGGCGTCTACACCACCGACCCCAACGTGTGCCCGGCCGCGAAGAAGCTGGACCGCATCACCTACGAGGAGATGCTGGAGCTGGCCAGCCTGGGCGCCAAGGTGTTGCAGATTCGCTCGGTCGAATTCGCCATGAAGTACAAGGTGCCCCTGTGGGTGAAGTCTTCCTTCACCGAGGATCCGGGCACGCTCGTCTGCGAGGAGGACGCATCCATGGAGGACGTGCTGGTTCGAGGGGTCGCCTACGACCGGAACGAGGCGAAGATCACCGTGGTCGGCGTGCCGGATCAGCCGGGCATGGCGGCGAAGCTCTTCGGAGCGCTCGACGCGAAGCACATCGTGGTGGACCTCATCGTGCAGAACCCGTCCCGCGACGGGCGCACCGACGTCACCTTCACCGTCGCCAAGTCCGACTTCGCCAAGGCCCACGAGGTCGTGAAGCAGGCCGCGCAGGAAGTGGGCGCCACGGGCATCGAGGTCGATGACGCCATCGCCAAGGTGTCCATCGTCGGCGTGGGCATGCGCAACCACTCGGGCGTGGCCGCGAAGATGTTCCAGACGCTCTCCCAGGAGGGCATCAACATCCAGCTCATCTCCACGTCGGAGATCAAGACGTCCTGCGTGATCCACACGAAGTACACGGAGCTGGCGGTGCGCGCGCTGCACACGGCCTTCGGGCTGGACGCGCCGCCCCCCGTGACGGCCAACCCCACCGTGTCCGAGGTGGACGCGCTCAAGGGGCAGAAGGCCTGA
- a CDS encoding DUF5953 family protein, giving the protein MPSAQDFLSLIVYAPALTLADKRPLAIVHGVEHALPGLRLAWTTSEKGELIPLKHRDDWVAANTTDGGLPFLCNDDDQTPVTLYGLENPDGPGGKPQLEVHMRLPLNATVIGLAEAVLAAVAETSDARWGDLTPFAAAADIAEQTAPTLDGPPSPPRRLPVLMAPDARSSPAIPHRLGWLNHWSDASARALGFPAPSRDADLLSRARRTPTNGWIVQLTDTPLELDKPAHLDALLKAYERFPKIGGR; this is encoded by the coding sequence ATGCCCTCCGCGCAGGACTTCTTGAGCCTCATTGTCTACGCACCCGCGCTGACCCTCGCCGACAAGCGGCCTCTCGCCATTGTTCATGGCGTGGAGCATGCCCTTCCTGGCTTAAGGCTGGCATGGACGACTTCTGAAAAGGGAGAGCTCATCCCCCTGAAGCACCGTGATGACTGGGTCGCGGCCAACACGACGGACGGCGGGCTGCCGTTCCTCTGTAACGACGACGATCAGACGCCTGTGACGCTCTACGGGCTGGAGAATCCGGACGGCCCTGGAGGCAAGCCTCAGCTTGAAGTGCATATGAGACTTCCCCTGAATGCCACTGTGATTGGCCTGGCAGAGGCTGTATTGGCGGCTGTAGCGGAGACTTCCGATGCCCGGTGGGGAGACTTGACGCCGTTCGCAGCGGCAGCAGACATTGCTGAGCAGACAGCCCCCACATTGGACGGGCCTCCATCTCCACCGAGACGCCTTCCGGTCCTCATGGCGCCGGATGCGCGCTCCTCTCCTGCGATTCCGCATCGCCTTGGGTGGCTGAACCATTGGTCGGACGCTTCCGCGCGTGCGCTCGGGTTTCCGGCCCCTTCGCGTGACGCAGACCTGCTCTCGCGGGCACGACGCACACCGACGAATGGATGGATCGTGCAACTCACGGACACGCCACTCGAGCTCGACAAGCCAGCGCACCTGGACGCGCTTCTGAAAGCGTACGAGCGTTTCCCGAAGATTGGTGGACGCTGA